TATGCAGAATCGCCATCTCACCCATAGACGGGGTTTCGAGAATCCCTCGGCTTTCACGGAATCCCTCGATCGGTGTATGCTTTTCACGCCATGCGCTATCTAACCGCTGCCCTTCTTATGCTCGCAACTCTCGCCGCTTCTGCGCTCGCTCAGCAACCCGCCGCGCCCGAGCCCAAGCCCGAAGACACCGAAGTCTGGCAGCCCGAGCCCAAAGTCGTGACGCCCGGCGCAACCTGCGGCGCCGCGCCCTCCGACGCGATCGTGCTCTTCGATGGCAAGAATCTCGACGAGTGGGTTTCCGCGCAGGACAACGATAAAGACCGCGGCGCTCCTGCGAAATGGACCGTCGCCAACGGCATCCTCACCGTCAACAAGGCCGTCGGCAACATCGAAACCAAACGCAGTTTCAAGAATTATCAACTGCATGTCGAATGGCGGATTCCCGAGAACGTCACCGGCTCCGGCCAGTTGCGCGGCAACAGCGGAGTCTTTCTCGCATCCACCGGACCCGGCGATGCCGGCTACGAACTCCAGGTGCTCGACAACTACAACAACAAAACCTACGTCAACGGACAAGCCGGCAGCATCTACAAGCAGGCCGTCCCGCTCGCCAACCCCAACCGCAAGCCGGGAGAATGGCAGACCTATGACATCGCCTGGACCGCTCCGGTCTTTAACGCCGACGGAACGCTGAAGTCTCCCGCCTACGTCACCGTCTTTTTCAACGGCGTACTGGTGCAGAATCATTTCGAGCTAAAAGGCGAAACCCGCTACATCGGCCAGCCCTTCTATAAAGCGTTTGATGGAGCGCCCATCAAACTTCAGGCCCACGGCGACCCCAGCCCACCCATCAGCTTCCGCAACATCTGGGTGCGGCCGCTGGACTGATTTCCGTCGGGTGATTCCGAGCAGATTGTGGGTGTGCCCCAGCCGTTCAGAATCGGACCGCGATACCGGTGGACACGCGATAGTTGGTGCTGGGCTGGGATCTTGCATCGGCGTCCTCTCCAGCCACGCTGTTCGTGTTGCGCAGGTAGTCGAACTGCACCAGGCGAACGCCGATGTGCCGCGTGGCCCAAAGATTGACGCCGCCACCGAGAGCAAAGGCGAACGACGTTCCGGAATCGCCCGGGAATCCCCGAGTAAAGGTCAGACCTCCGAAGAGGACATGGCCGAACACTCCGACCCTGTGAAAGTTGGTGAAGAACCGTGGCCCTGCCATATAGGTTCTGGTGGAAGTAGTGTATTCGTTGGGCGTATTACCATTGTTCATAGTGGGTCCGATGGCGCCGGAGAAATCGGCTTCCGCTGCGTAGTACTTTCCTAATCTATAGGCAGCGGAGGCTTCCCCTCCGTCAAAACCTTGCCGAGCCCAAGAGCTGCCGTAGATGTCGGTAACGGGATAACTCAGGTGCATGTATCCGGCGAAGATGTCGAATCGGCTCTGCGAATCTTGACATTGCGAGGATACAACTAGGAGAAGCACGCAGATCGGCAGCAGAGGGGGTTTGTTCACGGTAACGTATTCTCCGAGAGTACGGTGACGCAGGATCGGATCATCTTGGAATTGACTTAGAAAAGGGTAGTCTGCGTCGTTGCATATGAATTCAAGCGATCCCCTCTGGTTGCCTCAAGTCAGGATGGAAAATCGTTACGGTCGAGTTGGCGAAAGGAGCAACTAATTCCCTCGTTGTTCCCTTGGCCGGCTGCAACCGCGCCATCACCGAAACCGATGGTTCCGATCAGCCTTTTGTTGCGGCCCGGGCGAAGTGACGGAGAGCGAAAAACCGCTGAAAATGAGCCGAAAACTAAAGTGCCGGAACCTCAAAATGTGCAAATCTCAAAAGAGAAACGAATCCACTCCTGCTTGCCCAGCCGTCATGTTAATGTCTCGTGAATTGCATAACTGGTTACTATTCATGGATTTAAAGACGCGAACTTGTCCCTTTAAAACCGATGGCAACTTCTTTGCTAAAAGAAATTCCGAACACGGTTTTCAATTCCACAAGCTTTTCCACAGGGAAACGGATCGGTCGGACGAACTATGCAAACCTAAGTTCCTAAGGGACTTACCTAGGCACTTCTAAGGGACTCTCCTAGCCACTTCTACAGTGATCGCTGTAGCCGAAAGCTAATCCTCTGGATCGCTGCCATCATCGGCGCGCGACTCAAATCGCGTGCTGCTCTTCAGGAACGCCATCTTCACCTTGCCTATTGGCCCATTTCGTTGTTTGGCAATAATGATTTCGGCCTTACCCTGCAACTCGGCGTCGTCGGGCTTGTAAATCTCTTCGCGGAAAATGAACATGACCAGGTCGGCATCCTGCTCAATCGATCCGGACTCGCGCAAGTCGGCGAGTTGCGGACGATGATCTCCGCCGCGGCTCTCCGGAGCGCGGCTCAATTGCGACAGCGCAATCACCGGAACGCTCAATTCCTTGGCCAACGCCTTCAGCCCCCGCGAAATCGCCGACACTTCCTGCGTGCGATTCTCGAAGCGCTTGCTCCCGCCCGACATCAATTGCAAATAGTCGACGATGATCAGGTCGAGCTTTCCGCCCTGCGCCTGCTTTAAGCGCCGCGCCTTAGCGCGCATCTCGCTCAGGGAAATGCCGGGAGTGTCGTCGATGAAAATCGGCGCGTGCGCCAGTTGCTCCATGGCACGCACAACTTTCTTGGTATCGTCCTGCCACAGCGATCCCGTGCGCATCTTGTGGGCATCGACCCGCGCCTGCGAACAGAGCAAGCGCATCAGCAGGGCCTCGCGCGACATTTCCAGCGAGAAGACTCCGACGACTTGCTGATCTTCAATCGCGGCGTTTTCGGCGATGTTCATCACGAACGCCGTCTTGCCCATCGACGGCCGTGCCGCAATGATCACCAGATCGGAGCGCTGCAATCCCGACGTCATCTCATCGAGATCGGTGTAGTGAGTCGCCAGTCCCGTGATGCGCTGGCCGCGCTGCAACAGCGCGTCGACCGACCCAAACGATTCGCGGACGATCTCCTGCACCCCCATGAAGCCGCGCCCAATGCGCTTTTCCGAAAGGCCGAAGATTGCGGCTTCGGCGTCATTAATAACTTCTTCGGCTAAGTCCGACTGATCCGACGCTCGCGCAATCGCGGTGGTCGCGGCGGAGATCAATCCGCGCAGCAGCGCCTTGTCGCGGACAATCTTGACGTAGTGCTCAATGCTCGGCCGGTCCGGCACGCCATCAACCAGGCTTGCCACATACGCGACATCGCCGATCGGTTGGAGATCCTTGTGCCGATCGAGTTCCTCGATCAGCGTGATCATATCGATAGGCCGGGATGATTCGGCCAGATCCACCATGCGCGAGTAAATCCGCCGGTGCGAGTCCAGCGAAAAATCCTCGATCCGCAAATGCTCTGCGGCCTGGTTGTAGGCAAAGTTGTCGAGCAGGATCGCGCCTAGAATCGAACGCTCGGCTTCAACGTTCGCCGGAAGTGTGCTGATGCTGTAGTCGGTGGTTGCCAACAGTTTCTTTCTCCGTAAGCTTCCGCAGCTGCAAACCGAACACTAGTCTCCTTGCCCTTGTGAATGCACGCGAGCCCTGTAGGAAATCTCAGACCAAATCCAAAAAAGTTTGGCGCGTCATTCGTAGCCACTCGGTCAAATCCAGAGTGTAGGCGAATAAAATACGAATTTCAAGAAGCGCTGGTGAAACGCTGCGCACCCATCTTCGCGTTCTTTGCGGTTTGAGGGTTTTGATTTTGCCAGTAGCCCAAAGAAAGCCTAGACCGCAAAGGACGCAGGTTTCATCTCAGGCGCTTCCCAAGGAGGAGAAAGATGGGAACTGTGAGGAAGATAGTACTAGAAAAACAAATGCGGTCAGGCCAGCCACCCGACCGCATTCGTACGTGGATTCCCGCGCCCTGCCTCGTCACCGCTTGGTGGCGGAGGCGAAATGACTGCTTCAGCCCGACAGCGCTCCCCAAGGAGTGCCGCTTTTGCCAAAGCCAGTCGCCGGTTTGCAATCTTGCGATCACGCACCTGCGATTGCTGCGGTGGCCAGCGGTCCTTTCCTGCTCCACGCTTCAAAGAAGCAAGAGGAGCGAGGTGGGGGAGGAGGCCGCAACGCCCGGGCAACCAGTCGCGCTCACGCGCGTTTTCTGGAGTGTCCCCCGGCAATTCACCCTCGAGAATCGCCGGTTGCCGCTGGCTCTGCCGCAATCATTCGGCAAGCTCAGGAACTCTCACGTTTCGCTGAACCCACTCTCGGCCAGATTGTTGCGCCCCGCAACACAAAAAACTTCCGCCGTTGTGCAGAAGCTGTGGACGATGCGACTTCCCTGTGGAACGGCGTGGAAAACTAAGAATAAATGTTTGCGTCGGATTTTCCGCCGCAACTTTTTCAATAACTTACACACCGTGCAAGCAATTCACTGCCGCCCGGAGGACGTGCCCCAGAACTCCGGGCAGGCTCTGTCCACTGCCTTTGACCTTGAAGTTGATCTTGACTTACTGGAACGACAAGCTCGGAGGAGGCGCCCTATGACATGTGATATACTATAGGATGTAGTGTTAAAAATCATCGTGGACACGTCGGTCGTTGTCGCCGGATTGCGAACGCGGCTCGGGGCGGGAAATGCAGTTTTACGCTTGGTTGCTGAGAGGCGCATAGGGATATTGGCGACCCCGCCGCTCTTCTTGGAATACGAAGATGTACTAAAGCGCCCGGAACATCGATTGGCTCATGGTCTGACAGAAAACCAGATTGATGAATTCCTGGCGGAACTCGCGGCCTTAATCGAGCCCGTCGAGGTTCATTTTCAGTGGCGGCCGCAGACGCGAGACCCGAATGATGAGATGGTTCTGGAAGCCGCCATTAACGGTCAGGCAGACGCCCTGGTCACGTACAATGTGGCCGACTTTGCAGCCGCAGGTGAGCGATTTGAAATTGCTATCATGCGCCCAGCAGAATTACTGAAGAAGGTGAGATTATGAGCAAAGCAACCTATCCCCTAAAGCTTCCCCTTTCGATCAAGAAAGCGGCGCAGCGCTTGGCGAAGGAAGACGGCGTGTCTCTGAATCAGTGGATTGCCGCCGCCGTCGCCCAGAAAGTCGGCGTGGTAGAAACGGCCGCCGACTTCTTCAGGAAGCGCGCCGGAAAGGCAACTGGAGCCGGTTTGATCAAGTTTCTCCGCACCGCTCCCAAAGTCCCACCGGAACCGGAAGATACGATGCACTGATTTGCCAGAGATTCCATCGACGAGATTCTCGCCGATCTTCCTGCCTTGGCCGATCTTCCTGCCTTGAAGGATGAGGACGTGCTGGCTAGCGTGCTATGGATTGGAAGCCCACGTTGTTCTCCGCGGCTGCGTTCAGCGGGGATGACTTGAGGATCTTGTAGCTGCGGTACTCGATGGAAAGGGTTGCGGTGCCTCCCAAACGCAATACGCTTTCGGTGCGATTCTCCTCGGGGAGCCAGAAATCGTCGACCTTCACATATTTGTGATTGATCACAGTCTTCTTGATCCACATCGAGGGGTTCTTTCCCGGTTCGGCTTCGATCCGAAGCACCGCAAAATCTTTGCCGTCAACCCAGATTTTTCCGCGATAGAGAAATTTATTCTTGGATTTGGGCAACAGATTGAGCACGTATTGCCCACCATCGGAACCGGGCTCGTAGGCCGCGAGTTCGAAATCGTAATTATCCCTGGTCAGCGAGCTCTGGCTCCGGTTTTCTGCTTTCGCGGCTTCCTTTTCTCCCTCCAGCAGTTTCTTGAACACATGGTCCAGAATGAACTTGGAACCAGTCTGTGAGACAACCTCGAACTCCTTGAAATCGGGAGCGCGATAATTGACCTTCACCACCATCTCGGCATTGTGATCGCTGGGAAAGCCGCGATATTGCATGCGATAGACGCGCTCCCCCTCGAATTGGCTGAGCGCGGCCGCCCGGCTTGCGTTCCGCTCCTCGAGGTTCTTGACCACCTGTTCAAGTTGCAGCGGTGCATGGAGTGACGCCGTCGCATAGATCGCTAGAGGAGCAGCCTCCTGTGCCCTGGCCAATAGCGAGGTAGTCCCTAGAAGGCCCACGACGACTAGCACTTTCCCGATGCTGCGGATTTGCCTTGAAGTATTCATCTTCCCTCAAATGGCAGGCCTCAAATGGTTAGGCCTCAAATGATTCGCCTTAACTGGTTCGGCTCGCCGCGACGCTTTGAAGCACAAGCCGGTTCAGGGCAGTACGGTGTGCGGACGCATGCGAATCTTTCTTCCGGTTGTTACGGAACTCCGCAGTACCCGCTCGTAGGCGGCATACACCGACTTGAATACCGCGTCCCACGAGGCGGTCTCGGCCTGGGCCCGCGCATTGCTGCGCATCAGCTTTAACTCGTTTGGATGCTGGGCAAGGTTCGTAATGTTTACCGCAAATTCGTGCAAGTCCCGGGCCACAAATCCCGTTTCTCCCTGCCGGACGATGAACTGTGGTCCTCCACTGTCGGTCACGACCGCCGGAACCCCCGAGGCTAACGCTTCCAGAACAACATTTCCATACGTGTCGGTTCGCGACGGGAACGCGAACACATCCATGTTGGCATAAGCTCGGGCCAGCGCTTCTCCTTTCAACACCCCGGTGAACGTAGCCCCTGGCATATTCGCTCTAAGCCACAGTTCCTCAGCGCCTTGCCCCACAATGACGAAGCGGAAGTTGGTCAATCCGTCGTCGATCAACCTGCGCTCCAAATCGGCGAGAAAGCGAATATTCTTCTCCACTGTCAGGCGGCCGACGTATCCGATGACGAAAGGGCCTTCTTCGCGCCTCCGCCGTTGCGGATGGAACAGTTCGGTGTCCACTCCGCGATACATCGGATAACAGGGCTTCCCCGTCCCCTTCTCGATCATTTCAATGAGTTCCTGGTTGGGCGCAAAGAGGAGTTGAGCCGCGTGGTAAAAGCGCAGCGTCGCTAAAAGACTGCCTTTGCGAATGGCAGCGCTCAACTTCGCTCGGACACCCTTCGGAACGAACGAAAGCAACGATGCTGCGCGCTGTTCCGCGTACTGATGAATGTTGGTGTGCCATGAAGCGACCAGGGGAATGCGCAGGTGTTCGGCAATCGCCAACGCCAGTTGGCCAACATCGCTGGGGCCGGTAATGTGAATAATGTCCGGATCGAAGTCGCGAACCACGGCCTCCACCCCCCGGAAGTGACGCCAAAACGCCAGATCAAAGTCGTGTTTCTTGTCGAGGGGGAAGCCAAACTTTCCGCGACGGCGGCATACTCGCCACACCGAACCGGTTCGAAGCGATTCGTCGGCCGCCCCGCCGTGAACTGTCAAAAACGGCAAATCGTGACGCATCGCGAACCCCTCAAAATGGCGACTCGTATTCGCGACGCCATCGATCTCGTTGTATGCGTCGGGGAAAAAAGCTACCCGCAAAGTATTTGACATCATGAAGCAGCCTCCTGGCTCCTCTCTAGAAGATCATTTTCGCGTTCCGGCCGCGCGAGCGCCAACCGCATGGCCCCTTTCACCGCACTCACTTCCAATAAAGCGACCACCGAAAAGAAATAGCGAATATAGAACGGAGGTTTCTCCCAAAGGGCCGCCAAAGGCCGTATGACTCCGGCGCTGTCGGGGTGAAAAACCCGCTCATCCCAACGCCGCGAACCAATCGAGTAATCGGGACTCTCCCGGATCACGTCCAACAATGTCTGCAACACGCGCAGCGTGTTGGGCTCGGTATACTGCGGCATGAAGAGAACGTGGCTCGATCGTTCGCTGCGCACTTCATGAACGAACTCCGTAAAGCTCTCCGCGCGCGTAAGGTTCAGGGCCGCATTCGGTTCGCAGCCATGACGATCGCCTCCTGAGATAACCAGTTGGTCGCACGCTTCCGACAGTTGCAGCACGTACTGGTTCTCCTGCCAGCTGCGGATGCCGCTCAGCTCGAGCGCATGCAGGTATTGGCCGTGCCGGCAAAGGAATGTCCGCAGATTCAACTCGTGCCGCTCCCGCCCCTCGCCTCCCAGATCCCACATGGGGTGATTCAATATGACCATCACTTCAGGAATTTCATGCAGCCCGCGCAGGAGTTCGGTCAGCCGGGGGCCGGCCATGGGATGGCTCGTATACTCAGCCAGGTCCGCCATGATGGATTCTGCGCGACCGCTGGGAAGATTGTGAACTCCGAGATGGAACTTCGTGCTTTCAAAGGGAACCGTCCATTCCACCGAGACCGGAATCCGCCGGGCTTCGGGAACCACGCGCAGCAACATCGGGGCCTCGATATTGTCGTGGTCCGTGATGGAAACCATGGCGTCGAGTTCCAAAACCGCTTCGATCTGCTTCTTTTCCAGTTCGAAAGCGGCAAGGGGGGGAAGAGGCGGAACCCAGTAGCCTTTCCAGAAATCGACCTTTACGCCCGCCTCGCGCTGCGCCTTTCTATCCTGCGCTGCCAGCGCTCGCTGCAACGGCCAGTGGCGGGCGGCATACTGCGCGATGAAGTACAGCCCTTCCTTCGAATGGTTAGTGTGGCTGTGTAGCGATACGCCGAAATGATAAGGCGCCGCAGCTCGGGGTTCTTTCCAAAGGCAGGTTACTTTGCGTTGCAAATCGCCTCCTTGTCGACAACCCGGCACCAGGATGGTGTTGTGGAAAAAATTTCATAAAGACATTAAAGGCAAATTACGTTTTAAACATTTTTGTGTGAATTTGTTTTTTGGAATTCCTTTTTTTAACAATGAATTAATCTTTCTGCGGCCAAATCTGGACCATACTGCAACCGTGGACACAAATCCTCCACGCAAAACAACTACGCCCGCGCCGCTCAAGCCTGCCGCGCCCGTGATCGGCCTTTTATCGGCCGTCTTCCTGCACCCCCGCCGAATCTTGATGCTCTGGAACTGGAAATCCGCTTTCCTGAGCGTGATTTTGCGCGCGCCAATCTTTTTTGTCGCCGCACTCCGTCAGGGGTGGAGAGCTATGCTGTCTGCCGTAATTACCGAGTCGATTTTCTGCGCCGTAAGCGCAGGCTTTTACGGCAGCGTGGTGCAAAGCCTGAAAGATGCCGAGCCGCAGTGGCTCACCGGAATCTTCCTGGCGGTCCTGCTCCCGCTGTTCTTTCAGGGGTTGGAATATTTACTACATTGGTTCCGGGGAACGCCTCACCTGCGCGTCGCCGCCATCGTCTCCTTAGTGGTGAGCGCCGTCTCAGCGCTCTTTAACTGGTACGCCATGCGGCGCGGCGCGCTGCTGGTCGGCGGTGAGGGCGGCGGCTTCGGCGGAGACCTGCGCCGCCTGCCCCGGCTTCTGTTCGGATTCCTGGCCGTTC
The Candidatus Sulfotelmatobacter sp. DNA segment above includes these coding regions:
- a CDS encoding DUF1080 domain-containing protein → MLATLAASALAQQPAAPEPKPEDTEVWQPEPKVVTPGATCGAAPSDAIVLFDGKNLDEWVSAQDNDKDRGAPAKWTVANGILTVNKAVGNIETKRSFKNYQLHVEWRIPENVTGSGQLRGNSGVFLASTGPGDAGYELQVLDNYNNKTYVNGQAGSIYKQAVPLANPNRKPGEWQTYDIAWTAPVFNADGTLKSPAYVTVFFNGVLVQNHFELKGETRYIGQPFYKAFDGAPIKLQAHGDPSPPISFRNIWVRPLD
- a CDS encoding outer membrane beta-barrel protein is translated as MNKPPLLPICVLLLVVSSQCQDSQSRFDIFAGYMHLSYPVTDIYGSSWARQGFDGGEASAAYRLGKYYAAEADFSGAIGPTMNNGNTPNEYTTSTRTYMAGPRFFTNFHRVGVFGHVLFGGLTFTRGFPGDSGTSFAFALGGGVNLWATRHIGVRLVQFDYLRNTNSVAGEDADARSQPSTNYRVSTGIAVRF
- the dnaB gene encoding replicative DNA helicase encodes the protein MATTDYSISTLPANVEAERSILGAILLDNFAYNQAAEHLRIEDFSLDSHRRIYSRMVDLAESSRPIDMITLIEELDRHKDLQPIGDVAYVASLVDGVPDRPSIEHYVKIVRDKALLRGLISAATTAIARASDQSDLAEEVINDAEAAIFGLSEKRIGRGFMGVQEIVRESFGSVDALLQRGQRITGLATHYTDLDEMTSGLQRSDLVIIAARPSMGKTAFVMNIAENAAIEDQQVVGVFSLEMSREALLMRLLCSQARVDAHKMRTGSLWQDDTKKVVRAMEQLAHAPIFIDDTPGISLSEMRAKARRLKQAQGGKLDLIIVDYLQLMSGGSKRFENRTQEVSAISRGLKALAKELSVPVIALSQLSRAPESRGGDHRPQLADLRESGSIEQDADLVMFIFREEIYKPDDAELQGKAEIIIAKQRNGPIGKVKMAFLKSSTRFESRADDGSDPED
- a CDS encoding putative toxin-antitoxin system toxin component, PIN family, with amino-acid sequence MLKIIVDTSVVVAGLRTRLGAGNAVLRLVAERRIGILATPPLFLEYEDVLKRPEHRLAHGLTENQIDEFLAELAALIEPVEVHFQWRPQTRDPNDEMVLEAAINGQADALVTYNVADFAAAGERFEIAIMRPAELLKKVRL
- a CDS encoding glycosyltransferase; its protein translation is MMSNTLRVAFFPDAYNEIDGVANTSRHFEGFAMRHDLPFLTVHGGAADESLRTGSVWRVCRRRGKFGFPLDKKHDFDLAFWRHFRGVEAVVRDFDPDIIHITGPSDVGQLALAIAEHLRIPLVASWHTNIHQYAEQRAASLLSFVPKGVRAKLSAAIRKGSLLATLRFYHAAQLLFAPNQELIEMIEKGTGKPCYPMYRGVDTELFHPQRRRREEGPFVIGYVGRLTVEKNIRFLADLERRLIDDGLTNFRFVIVGQGAEELWLRANMPGATFTGVLKGEALARAYANMDVFAFPSRTDTYGNVVLEALASGVPAVVTDSGGPQFIVRQGETGFVARDLHEFAVNITNLAQHPNELKLMRSNARAQAETASWDAVFKSVYAAYERVLRSSVTTGRKIRMRPHTVLP